In Bacillus cereus ATCC 14579, a single window of DNA contains:
- the bsaA gene encoding glutathione peroxidase, whose translation MTVYDFSAKTITGEEKSLKDYKGKALLIVNVASKCGFTPQYKGLQEVYDKYKDQGLEILGFPCNQFGGQEPGTEADITSFCELNYGVNFPMFAKVDVKGDKAHPLYTYMTEQAPGLLGMKAVKWNFTKFLIGKDGKVVGRFAPQTKPVDLEVEIEKVLGE comes from the coding sequence ATGACAGTTTATGATTTTTCAGCTAAAACAATTACAGGTGAAGAAAAATCGTTAAAAGATTACAAAGGAAAAGCACTTCTTATTGTCAATGTAGCTAGCAAATGTGGTTTCACACCACAATATAAAGGATTACAAGAGGTATATGATAAATATAAAGACCAAGGACTCGAAATACTCGGATTTCCTTGTAACCAATTCGGGGGACAAGAACCAGGTACAGAAGCGGACATTACTAGTTTTTGTGAATTAAACTACGGTGTAAACTTCCCGATGTTTGCAAAGGTTGATGTGAAAGGTGATAAGGCTCACCCTCTATATACATACATGACAGAACAAGCACCAGGTTTACTTGGTATGAAAGCAGTGAAATGGAATTTTACGAAGTTTTTAATCGGAAAAGACGGGAAAGTAGTAGGGCGTTTTGCTCCGCAGACGAAGCCGGTAGATTTAGAGGTTGAGATTGAGAAGGTGCTTGGAGAATAA
- a CDS encoding DUF3925 domain-containing protein, translating into MKTAQHETISNREFYFVLYMMLLYVTGWVIDVNGLFLSSYFNLAGEIMLPLVGGIVGLFIMSVNKQQTK; encoded by the coding sequence ATGAAAACTGCACAACATGAAACGATTTCAAATCGCGAGTTTTATTTCGTACTATATATGATGTTATTGTATGTTACTGGCTGGGTAATCGATGTAAATGGTTTATTCTTAAGCTCCTACTTTAATTTAGCAGGAGAGATTATGCTTCCATTAGTAGGCGGGATTGTTGGACTGTTCATTATGTCTGTTAATAAACAACAAACGAAATAA
- a CDS encoding ABC1 kinase family protein produces MFFQFFLLAVIMSFISGRLIGTKLNLFKQASAATVGVSLTSALYWFLYLRYQDESVVGVDRYFWLGSSLIVSMLCYLVFELFDPIRRGEMDDVVTESRNPISKFFAKIGRQKRYMRVSSIAIKHGMGKYLALKRSPEADRKLATSLRNTLEECGGVFIKFGQVLSTRSDLLPPVFIHELSNLQENVTRLSQKQVEEILKKELHTPKDEIFSSFEMEPLAAASIGQVHKAKLKENDQDVVVKLLRPNISETIKRDLDILIHFSLWISNKSTWAKNIGFLDLAHGFSIAMKEEIDFKIEARNFEQVSDSLKNSETKVKIPKVYKKYSNSKILVLEFLDGVSVKSGSALLNELQIDTKKVQRQLFDCILEQIFFKGIFHADPHPGNVYILRDGTPALLDFGSVGRLGTLQQDAFKRLLIGFERKNSYVLLDGLLQLVEKKPNVDKEGLEQSISQLLIQSTYGSTNGSEEFIQGLFQIIAEFELAFYPMVAGAFRSLITLEGTMLQLNPEFNLMDEAKRFAKDHAASFMPVNNYSSLKEAATNELLAMLPAMRRIPRKLDDLSSKLENGELSVKVGFFSDETNASFITTFISQFLIAFIGTAFGGISVGVLHLANSATEPNDQFLSVVGYGGLFISAILLVRVAIHAVRKFK; encoded by the coding sequence ATGTTTTTTCAATTTTTTCTACTAGCAGTCATTATGTCTTTTATTAGTGGTAGACTCATTGGTACAAAACTAAATCTTTTCAAACAAGCAAGTGCAGCCACTGTAGGTGTTTCACTTACGTCTGCTCTGTATTGGTTTTTATATTTACGTTATCAAGATGAATCGGTTGTCGGTGTTGATAGATATTTTTGGCTAGGAAGCTCATTAATTGTATCGATGCTTTGTTACCTAGTTTTTGAATTATTTGATCCTATTAGGCGTGGCGAAATGGATGACGTAGTAACGGAAAGCCGAAATCCTATTTCAAAATTCTTCGCTAAGATTGGTAGACAAAAAAGATATATGCGCGTCTCTTCTATTGCAATAAAACACGGAATGGGAAAATATTTAGCTTTAAAGCGCTCACCAGAAGCAGATCGTAAGCTCGCCACTTCACTTCGAAATACACTAGAAGAATGCGGTGGTGTATTTATTAAATTCGGACAAGTTTTATCAACTCGCTCTGATTTATTACCACCTGTTTTTATTCACGAGTTATCAAACCTTCAGGAAAATGTAACACGTTTATCACAAAAACAAGTTGAAGAAATATTGAAAAAGGAACTACATACACCAAAAGATGAAATCTTCAGCTCCTTTGAAATGGAACCGTTAGCTGCCGCCTCTATTGGCCAAGTACATAAAGCAAAGTTGAAAGAAAACGACCAGGATGTCGTCGTTAAACTACTACGTCCTAATATTTCTGAGACAATTAAACGTGACTTAGATATTTTAATTCACTTTTCTTTATGGATTTCCAACAAATCAACTTGGGCTAAAAATATCGGCTTTCTTGATTTAGCACATGGCTTCTCTATCGCAATGAAAGAAGAAATTGATTTCAAAATTGAGGCTCGTAACTTCGAACAAGTGTCTGATTCACTAAAAAATAGTGAAACGAAAGTAAAAATACCGAAAGTATATAAAAAATACAGTAATTCAAAAATACTTGTGCTTGAATTTTTAGATGGAGTAAGTGTTAAAAGTGGGTCAGCATTATTAAATGAATTACAAATTGATACGAAAAAAGTACAACGGCAACTCTTTGATTGTATTTTAGAGCAAATTTTCTTTAAAGGTATTTTCCATGCAGACCCTCATCCAGGTAATGTGTATATTCTTCGTGATGGCACTCCTGCATTACTTGATTTCGGTTCTGTCGGAAGATTAGGAACCCTACAACAAGATGCATTCAAGCGGCTACTTATTGGCTTTGAGCGCAAAAATTCATATGTCTTGCTTGATGGACTGCTTCAATTAGTTGAAAAGAAACCAAATGTTGATAAAGAAGGATTAGAACAATCTATCAGCCAATTATTAATCCAAAGTACGTACGGCTCTACAAACGGTTCTGAAGAATTTATTCAAGGGTTGTTTCAAATAATCGCTGAGTTTGAATTAGCGTTTTATCCAATGGTTGCAGGGGCTTTCCGCTCTCTAATTACGCTAGAAGGAACGATGCTGCAACTAAATCCCGAATTCAATTTAATGGACGAAGCGAAGCGCTTTGCGAAAGATCATGCAGCTAGTTTCATGCCAGTTAACAATTATTCTAGTTTAAAAGAAGCTGCAACAAACGAATTACTCGCTATGTTACCTGCCATGCGACGCATTCCTAGAAAACTAGATGATTTAAGTTCAAAACTAGAAAACGGAGAACTATCCGTTAAGGTTGGCTTTTTCTCTGACGAAACAAATGCATCGTTTATTACTACATTTATCTCACAATTCCTCATTGCGTTTATTGGAACTGCATTTGGTGGGATTTCGGTAGGCGTATTGCATTTAGCAAACAGTGCGACAGAGCCAAATGATCAATTTTTAAGTGTCGTTGGTTACGGTGGTTTATTTATAAGTGCGATATTACTTGTAAGAGTCGCTATTCATGCGGTAAGAAAATTTAAGTAA